The Polynucleobacter necessarius genome window below encodes:
- a CDS encoding tetratricopeptide repeat protein, which translates to MLLAGLMPAKLDRSDLVIEHLLKALKINSKSEAEHFYRQTLLVNPKNIRVLQELGAFQMRKGQFQGAFDFYKKALELDPNNAKSLSDIGEAQRKLGYYWRLSRL; encoded by the coding sequence TTGTTACTTGCAGGGCTTATGCCAGCCAAGCTTGACCGATCGGACCTAGTAATAGAGCATTTATTAAAAGCATTAAAAATAAACAGTAAGTCTGAGGCAGAACACTTTTATAGGCAAACTCTGCTTGTGAATCCAAAAAATATTAGGGTTTTACAGGAATTAGGCGCTTTTCAAATGCGCAAAGGACAATTTCAAGGGGCCTTCGATTTCTATAAAAAGGCGTTGGAATTAGATCCCAATAATGCAAAGTCACTGAGTGATATTGGAGAAGCTCAAAGAAAACTAGGATATTACTGGAGGCTATCCAGGCTTTAG